The DNA window CGGGAGGCGGTGGTATCCTCCTACGGGCCCCACTTCGGGGAGGAAAGACCCCTGGTGGGCCGCCACGGCTCCGGGACTATATTCTTCGCGGGCTGCAACCTCGGCTGCCTGTTCTGCCAGAACTACGACATAAGCCACCTCCGCTCGGGCAAAGAGGTCTCGACCGAATATATCGCCTCTACAATGCTGGCCCTGGAAGAACGCGGATGCCATAACGTAAACTTTGTCACACCCACCCACGTAAGCCCCCAGATTATGGAGGCCACCCGGATTGCCCGCAAAAAGGGCCTGAGTGTGCCGACCGTCTATAACTGCGGCGGTTATGAGTCGGTAGAGACACTCAAACTCCTTGAGGGCACAATAGATATTTACATGCCGGACGCGAAATACGCCCATCCCCGCTGGGCGGAGAAATTCTCAAGGGCCGGGGACTACCCGGAGGTGATGAGGGCCGCGCTGAAAGAGATGCACCGGCAGGTGGGCGACCTGGTCATAGAGGACGGCGTCGCCGTAAGGGGTCTGCTGGTAAGACATCTTGTCATGCCCAACAACGTCGCCGGCAGCAGGGAAATCATAGACTTTATCGCCGGAGAAATATCACCGAGTACATACATAAATATAATGGACCAGTATTATCCCTGTTACAAGGCCGGCGAGTTTTTTGGCGAGATAGACCGCCGCATCACCCGCGAAGAGTTTAACGACGCCTACACCTACGCCCGGGAGAAGGGCCTCAGACTCGCGGAGTAGGAACATGTTGCGGCGTACTTTTTGTCATTGCGAGCAAAGCGAAGCAATCTAGACTGTAACGTCGGGCACGGAGACCCGACGCTACAAAAACTTCCATTAAGACAACGACCGTAAAGGTCGTTGTCTACCGGAGACAATTTCCTTCCTGCGGATGGAATCCTGGTAGACAAAGAGGTTTTACCTCGTTGAACAGTGAATGTTTAACACCTGAGTCAACGACCGTAAAGGTTGTTGTCTGCATCTACCCGGAAAGATGTGATTTGCTACTGCACGGCCTGCAAAAAATCTTCCCGATTAAACGTTCCCTTGGAGAGGATTTTTGTAGTTTGTATAGCGCATCTTAACGCGCCATACGAATCCAGCTAATAAACCGGCCGGGGAATAACGCTGATAAAATAATGCTTCTTGACAACAGCTTTTATTAGAAGATAGACTTTTACAAGGAATAAAACTGTATGGCAGTATAGGATGCAGCCACACCAGGCAGTCTACAAAGATTCGGCACACCCTGCAGGCTTGACACACCCAAATAGATTCGGCATTCTCAGCAGATTTGATACGCCCTGTAGATGCCACACGAAAGATGCAAGATTTGTTAACCGATTTTGTTTTTCGTT is part of the Candidatus Bathyanammoxibius amoris genome and encodes:
- a CDS encoding radical SAM protein, with the protein product MTDSSATTTRLAEAYKLLSPCRLCPRNCKVMRLEGQTGFCGIGREAVVSSYGPHFGEERPLVGRHGSGTIFFAGCNLGCLFCQNYDISHLRSGKEVSTEYIASTMLALEERGCHNVNFVTPTHVSPQIMEATRIARKKGLSVPTVYNCGGYESVETLKLLEGTIDIYMPDAKYAHPRWAEKFSRAGDYPEVMRAALKEMHRQVGDLVIEDGVAVRGLLVRHLVMPNNVAGSREIIDFIAGEISPSTYINIMDQYYPCYKAGEFFGEIDRRITREEFNDAYTYAREKGLRLAE